Proteins encoded by one window of Emticicia oligotrophica DSM 17448:
- a CDS encoding TolC family protein, whose protein sequence is MKLTRKNIYILGLSWLLSLFSLKVFSQKTEVFSFQDFQEIVLKNHPVIKQANLYLDDAKAELIQARGQFDPKLSTNFDRKSLDGKDYYNRLESTLKVPIYSGIELKGGYEQNSGTRLRSDESASLIFTGISVPLGQGLLIDARRNTLLQAKLLGNMAQAERQKTLNKFIFSAAKDYWEWYLSYQKLKLNQEAFQMADERFKLLSERTRIGEAAAIDSIEARITVQDRSIALEQSMLEFQNASLALSNYLWNSSEQPLELSSNFIPQETQGVAIERQKVDDILKNLEQNHPEIAKIILKQKQLRIEEGFRKEMLKPQFNVSFNFLQVPLAYQKESVPSGFLVNNHKIGVNFEMPLFLRKERGKLQSVRIKQLQTSFDKTIIERELRIAVESAYNEVQNLAKQIEQQLVANSNQAKLLEAEKQKFLLGESTLFLINSRETKLIEMKTKLETLKSKYEKAIATLQYSGAVQL, encoded by the coding sequence ATGAAACTAACCAGAAAAAACATATACATTTTGGGGCTGAGTTGGTTACTGAGTTTATTTTCTTTGAAGGTTTTTTCTCAAAAAACAGAAGTTTTTTCTTTTCAAGATTTTCAAGAAATTGTACTTAAGAACCATCCAGTTATCAAACAAGCTAATTTATACTTGGATGATGCAAAGGCCGAATTGATACAAGCAAGAGGACAGTTTGACCCAAAACTATCCACAAATTTTGATAGAAAATCGCTCGATGGAAAAGATTATTATAACCGCCTTGAAAGTACATTAAAAGTGCCTATTTATAGTGGTATTGAGCTTAAAGGTGGCTATGAACAAAATTCAGGTACTCGACTCAGAAGCGATGAATCTGCCAGTTTGATATTTACAGGCATTAGCGTACCTCTCGGACAAGGCTTGCTCATTGATGCTCGCCGAAACACACTTTTACAAGCAAAATTATTGGGCAATATGGCTCAAGCAGAACGCCAAAAGACCCTCAATAAGTTTATTTTTTCGGCAGCTAAAGATTATTGGGAATGGTATCTGAGTTATCAAAAACTTAAACTCAATCAAGAGGCTTTTCAGATGGCTGACGAGCGTTTTAAATTATTAAGCGAACGAACTAGGATAGGCGAAGCAGCCGCTATTGATAGCATTGAAGCAAGAATTACGGTACAAGACCGCTCAATTGCCTTAGAACAATCAATGTTAGAATTTCAAAATGCTTCGCTTGCTCTATCTAATTATTTATGGAATTCTTCTGAACAGCCCCTTGAACTTAGCTCTAATTTCATTCCGCAAGAAACCCAAGGGGTAGCAATTGAACGCCAAAAAGTTGATGATATTCTTAAAAACCTTGAGCAAAATCACCCAGAAATTGCCAAGATTATTTTAAAACAAAAACAGTTAAGAATTGAAGAGGGTTTTAGAAAGGAAATGCTCAAACCCCAATTCAATGTGAGTTTCAATTTCTTACAAGTACCATTAGCTTACCAAAAAGAAAGTGTCCCAAGTGGATTCTTAGTCAATAATCATAAGATTGGCGTCAATTTCGAAATGCCTTTGTTTTTAAGAAAAGAACGAGGCAAATTACAATCGGTTAGAATTAAGCAATTACAAACATCTTTCGATAAAACCATTATTGAACGAGAATTGAGGATTGCGGTAGAAAGTGCCTATAATGAAGTACAAAATTTAGCCAAACAAATCGAACAACAACTCGTTGCCAATAGTAACCAAGCTAAGTTATTGGAAGCAGAAAAGCAGAAGTTCCTTTTGGGTGAAAGTACATTATTTTTAATTAACTCAAGAGAAACCAAATTGATAGAAATGAAAACTAAACTCGAAACGCTTAAATCGAAATACGAAAAAGCCATCGCCACTTTGCAGTATTCAGGAGCCGTGCAGCTTTAG